In one window of Microtus ochrogaster isolate Prairie Vole_2 unplaced genomic scaffold, MicOch1.0 UNK56, whole genome shotgun sequence DNA:
- the Ms4a8 gene encoding LOW QUALITY PROTEIN: membrane-spanning 4-domains subfamily A member 8 (The sequence of the model RefSeq protein was modified relative to this genomic sequence to represent the inferred CDS: substituted 2 bases at 2 genomic stop codons): protein MNPPTRQGAVTLXRSKFSTAERWEQEQERLTWQQAHDSIALISFISMNPTTPPGPMANSVYMVPPYNGYPVITGTVAQVPLYPGNQTQIHVIHGNPPGSVPVQKVLKDGKVLGAIQILIGLVHIGLGSIMFFNLFGYYVPVSLYGGFPFWGGIWFIISGSLSVAAEKQPNSPCLMNASVGLNIFSAISSAVGVMLFITDMCVAGTILSNSWPSTDALGFFFFXFQNIGMAISGVLLIFCLLELCIASVSSHFGCQVTCCQHNNVDVVIPNVYATNPVVIPEPPNPIPSYSSVVQDSR from the exons ATGAATCCTCCAACCAGGCAGGGTGCAGTCACTCTCTAGAGGAGTAAGTTTTCCACAGCAGAGAGGTGGGAACAGGAGCAAGAGAGGCTTACTTGGCAACAAGCACA TGACTCTATTGCACTTATTTCTTTCATCAGCATGAACCCAACGACTCCACCAGGCCCCATGGCCAATTCTGTATATATGGTGCCACCCTACAACGGTTACCCTGTGATCACGGGAACGGTGGCTCAGGTGCCTCTCTATCCAGGCAACCAGACTCAAATCCACGTAATTCATGGAAATCCACCTGGTTCGGTGCCAGTCCAGAAAGTCTTGAAAGATGGCAAAGTCCTAGGG GCCATCCAGATCCTGATTGGCTTGGTGCACATTGGACTGGGCTCCATCATGTTCTTCAACCTCTTCGGGTACTATGTACCGGTGTCCCTCTATGGAGGCTTCCCCTTCTGGGGAGGCATCTGG TTTATCATTTCAGGATCTCTCTCGGTGGCGGCAGAAAAACAACCCAATTCACCATGCCTG ATGAATGCCAGTGTGGGCTTGAACATCTTCAGCGCCATCTCTTCTGCAGTGGGCGTCATGCTCTTCATCACGGATATGTGTGTCGCAGGAACCA TCTTGTCAAACTCCTGGCCCAGTACTGATGCcctcggatttttttttttctgattccagAATATAGGCATGGCTATTTCTGGTGTGCTCCtcatcttctgcctcctggaGCTCTGCATTGCGAGTGTGTCTTCCCACTTTGGCTGCCAAGTGACCTGCTGTCAGCACAACAAT GTGGATGTAGTCATTCCAAATGTCTACGCAACAAATCCAGTGGTCATCCCAGAACCACCAAACCCAATACCAAGTTACTCCAGTGTAGTTCAAGACTCCAGATAA